One Oceanispirochaeta sp. DNA segment encodes these proteins:
- a CDS encoding metallophosphoesterase family protein codes for MKILVLSDIHGNLEALTAVLNDAKNEDWKEIWFLGDLCGYGPEPDACFRKLQDHPLTFIPGNHDLYICGRMKGEFFSRESRKALILSRSFISRELIDYMKQLPSYRIQKGVELVHASPEGPSRVYILDEEDALRNFKISRKKCILFGHSHIQEYYTLEKTGLYSRRASNGETLSFKKSRVLINPGSVGQPRDRDPRAAWGILDLKNKDFTFYRSSYDYEITQGKMKKAGFSEFLINRIARGE; via the coding sequence TTGAAAATACTTGTACTTTCAGACATACATGGCAATCTAGAAGCCCTGACAGCTGTTCTCAATGATGCAAAAAACGAGGATTGGAAAGAAATCTGGTTTTTGGGAGACCTCTGCGGCTACGGTCCTGAACCTGATGCCTGCTTCCGGAAACTTCAAGACCACCCTCTCACATTTATTCCAGGGAATCATGACCTTTATATATGCGGCCGGATGAAGGGAGAATTTTTTTCAAGAGAGTCAAGAAAAGCCCTGATACTGAGCCGCTCCTTTATTTCGAGAGAATTGATTGATTATATGAAACAGCTGCCGTCCTATAGAATTCAAAAGGGAGTGGAACTGGTTCATGCCAGTCCTGAAGGTCCCTCACGGGTTTACATCCTTGATGAAGAAGATGCTCTGCGAAATTTCAAAATTTCCAGAAAAAAATGCATCCTATTCGGACACAGCCATATTCAGGAATACTATACTCTTGAGAAAACAGGATTATACTCCCGAAGAGCCTCGAATGGTGAGACCCTGTCCTTCAAGAAATCACGGGTTCTGATTAATCCCGGCAGTGTGGGCCAACCCCGGGATAGAGATCCCCGGGCAGCCTGGGGAATTCTGGATCTAAAAAACAAGGATTTCACCTTCTACCGCAGTTCCTATGATTATGAAATAACCCAGGGGAAAATGAAGAAAGCAGGGTTTTCTGAATTTCTGATCAACCGGATCGCCCGGGGGGAATGA
- a CDS encoding radical SAM protein: MKLILATIHLESSTRAIPLAAACLKAEVINHDVLLKNYTLEQSAEEISDDLLGDAPDVLGFPVYLWNRSLVLSVIKILKKTRPDLPLLAGGPEVTAAPESFLRESGISGVMQGEGEVLINPVLDALSQGRPLPEIPGLWTASYSPVSPGYCSDINALASPILSGALDLNENKGLLWELSRGCPFACEFCFESKGSGKVRTFALDRIRKELEMIRDSGIEQVFVLDPTFNVNKKRVLILLEWLREMTPETYYYFEIRTEFLDEETAFAFTRIPCTLQIGLQSSDPAVLKNINREFDPDAFRSKVSLLGDAGVSFGLDLIYGLPGDSLEGFRNSLDYALSLEPNHLDLFPLAVLPGTVLYDRRETLQMKADIWDPYLVRETGSFSQNDLEKARLLSLQCDLLYNQGRGISWFSRVCYDLELTPVQIIESSAIISEFQADSLGKTPLDFLKVLYSDHGKEGLFPVIQDLFNYLDLLEELEQIESSFFVKEEIKLSPENLLTLHSSVRFHCFHIPPDLILDGFPASSEELMHEAGKFQVLLWGRDHQICMDILESEELKILKKLQGNDLKYSEIVTGLNTSELDDFVINGIQEAYISRV, from the coding sequence ATGAAACTCATTCTGGCAACAATTCACCTTGAATCATCGACAAGAGCCATACCTCTGGCAGCCGCGTGTCTGAAGGCGGAAGTTATAAATCATGATGTCCTTCTAAAAAATTATACTCTGGAACAGAGTGCTGAAGAGATCAGCGATGATCTTCTCGGGGATGCGCCGGATGTGTTGGGTTTTCCTGTTTATCTCTGGAACAGATCCCTTGTCCTTTCTGTCATTAAGATTCTTAAAAAGACACGTCCAGATCTGCCCCTCCTGGCAGGAGGTCCAGAAGTGACGGCGGCACCCGAATCCTTTCTCCGAGAGAGCGGAATTTCCGGCGTGATGCAGGGAGAGGGAGAGGTTCTGATCAACCCGGTTTTAGATGCTCTTTCACAGGGCCGTCCCCTTCCTGAAATTCCCGGATTGTGGACCGCCTCGTATTCTCCTGTTTCCCCCGGATACTGCTCTGATATAAATGCCCTGGCGTCTCCCATTCTCTCCGGGGCTCTGGACCTGAATGAAAACAAGGGCCTCCTCTGGGAGTTGTCCCGGGGGTGCCCCTTTGCCTGTGAATTCTGTTTTGAATCCAAAGGGAGCGGGAAGGTCAGAACATTTGCCCTGGATAGAATCCGTAAAGAACTGGAAATGATTAGAGACTCTGGAATCGAACAGGTTTTTGTCCTAGATCCCACCTTTAATGTGAATAAAAAAAGAGTTCTCATCCTTCTGGAATGGCTTCGAGAGATGACTCCCGAAACCTATTACTATTTTGAAATCAGAACAGAATTTCTGGATGAGGAAACTGCTTTCGCCTTTACCAGAATCCCCTGTACTCTGCAGATCGGCCTTCAAAGCAGTGATCCTGCCGTCCTGAAAAACATTAATCGGGAATTTGATCCGGACGCCTTTCGCAGCAAAGTCTCCCTATTGGGAGATGCCGGGGTCTCCTTCGGTCTGGATCTCATCTATGGTCTCCCCGGGGACTCCCTGGAGGGATTCAGGAACTCTTTGGATTATGCCTTATCTCTGGAGCCCAATCATCTGGACCTTTTTCCCCTGGCGGTTTTGCCTGGAACGGTACTCTATGATCGCCGGGAGACCCTACAGATGAAAGCTGATATTTGGGATCCCTATCTTGTAAGAGAAACAGGTTCTTTTTCTCAAAATGATCTTGAGAAGGCCCGCCTTCTGAGTCTGCAATGCGACCTTTTGTATAATCAGGGACGGGGGATCAGCTGGTTCAGCAGAGTCTGTTATGATCTTGAACTGACACCGGTACAGATTATCGAGTCAAGCGCTATTATTTCTGAGTTTCAGGCAGATTCTCTCGGAAAAACTCCCCTTGATTTTCTCAAGGTCCTTTATTCGGATCATGGCAAGGAAGGTTTGTTTCCCGTGATTCAGGATCTCTTCAACTATCTGGATCTCCTTGAGGAGTTGGAGCAGATTGAGAGTTCTTTTTTCGTGAAGGAGGAAATCAAGCTGTCTCCGGAGAACCTGCTGACCCTTCATTCAAGTGTCCGGTTTCACTGCTTTCACATTCCCCCGGATCTGATTCTTGATGGATTTCCGGCCTCATCTGAAGAGCTGATGCATGAAGCGGGAAAATTTCAGGTCCTCCTCTGGGGACGGGATCATCAAATCTGCATGGATATCCTGGAATCTGAAGAATTAAAAATTTTAAAGAAGCTTCAGGGGAATGACTTAAAATACAGTGAAATCGTGACAGGTTTAAACACATCAGAACTGGATGATTTTGTGATAAACGGAATACAGGAGGCCTATATCAGCAGGGTCTGA